A region of the Zonotrichia leucophrys gambelii isolate GWCS_2022_RI chromosome 14, RI_Zleu_2.0, whole genome shotgun sequence genome:
actttttttttggcCACAGTAATGACAGGAAatgattttcccctttcttgATACTCCTTCATTCCATCTCAGCCTCTCCACCTCAAAATGGGCAAAGTAaacatttttcctgttatttacTTTCTCCCATGCACTTATTATTGACTAAATAGAAATCTGAGTTTATCAGCTTAAGGAGTAACTGACaatgttaatttttgtttaattcaGATTCACAGATTTTTCAGATTGATAATATCATTCACTATGAACTTTTTATCCCCCCTCCACTGGCTATAAGATACAAATCAAACTTCTCCACTACACTAACAAATCTTAGCATTTGTTAACTTTGAACTGACTGGAAAAAGTTCATGAAGTGACAGTGTCAGCACAAAGAGCCCTCTCATCTACATTAAACACTTGATACAAAGACTAATTGAAGTGTTGAATTTCATTCACCTGGAGTAATGCTACCTGCATTGAAGAATCATATAATTGGGTTTTTTCTAgcaattactttttaaaatgagttttttAAACAGCTGATTATTTGATAAGGCTCAGACTCCTTACTCTATGTACACCCTGAATTTCCTGCaagcacagggaggaattctACCCTTAGAACTTTAGAGCCagatttaaaaaagcaaatgcaaaccatcaccaaaacagaaacatgaaaaaaatgcagaagttgTTGGGACCAAGGGGCTTTCACACAAGTGTTTGATCCTGCACAGCAAGAGTTTATGAAGCTCAGAAGTATACACGCCTCATCAGGGAGTAAAGCTGGTTTTAGCTAGGGTCACTTCACAGATCATTTTAACCCTCTGGGAAGAGAAATCAGTACCCTGAACTGATGAATAATACACTGGTTTGTACCTGCTGATTTGAAGAGTTATAGATCCAGGAATGTTTTATGTCTGCTTTCACCCACCTCAACTTACTCAAAGATGCAGGGCTAAAGAACAGGTTTGCACAAGTCAAAGCTAATGACATGTACTTCaatattaaaagaaacaaataaaatcaaaacccaaacaaaaatcaaaacccaaatTCTCTATAGGAATAGTGAAGATTTCAAGAGTGATCTTTAATCATGAAAAATATTCATAGGTAAATTTAGTTCACATTACTGacacaaatgaaataaacaaaacaacaaaccaatgCAGACTGCAAGGGGACAAAGTTCTTGAAAAGAAATCTTACCTTTTGATTCAGTCAAAGGAACATACATTAACAAATGTCAATCCTGCTTACACAAATAACTTTCCAGTCAATATTTGCTCACAGACAGAGATACACACATTATATTGCCATAAGTAATTACAGTGTCAGGTCACTTTTCCAAAATAATCCTTTTTAAGAGATATTTAAGAATTAGCAACAGAATTCAAGAAGAGAGAATGAAAGGAGCTATTGATGAAGTCTAACTGAGCTGAATAAAAAATTTCCATGGTAATTATCACATTTTCCAAGATACAGGAAAATTCAAGTAGCCTTTGCCTTCAGCTGCAGGAATTTTGGAACAAACTCTACCATGAAACTCTAGGGCAGTTACAATGCTACAGGAGACTGAGATAAATGAAGTTCTTTCAACATCAAGCCTATCCAGGAAGGGCATTCCTTTGGCAAACTGAAGTTGAGGAACACACTGCTGGTATGAAATGctaagtttaaaaagaaaaagaaagaaatcactgTAGCAGTGCAGAAGACACTGACTTTAAGGCAGGCtcaaaaatacacagaatgCTCAGGACAGAATAGAGAAATTTATCTGGTACAAATAGGGTGAGATGACTGTATGAGTTTTACATGGCTATACaggaatgtgcttttttttcccaacagaaaattcatttttccttcatcCTCCAATTTGGAATCAGCTGGTTTAAGAGTAACTTATCTTAAAGCTTTTTCACATGTTTAAAATAACATAATCCATGATTTTCACTGCCACGTacataaagaagaaaagcaaagtttaTTCAAAATGTCCATTTTAGAAGCTAAACAGCTCAAGAGTTCCAATGCCAATCATTGCACTTGTGTCTCCAGACGTCTTATCTCTGTAACCACAAGATCAATGTTTATAACTGGGTTAAAATACAAGGCCCAGTAAAACAAACAATTGCAGACAAACTGAGGAATAAAAGGCCAAAAAATGGCAACAAAAAGTCCCTGGGTTGAGACTTTCCAGAAATGTCTCCACATTCTGTGAGGAATAGTCCtgtgaaaaaggaaagggaaaggcttAGAGGAactttctggtttgttttcacCCAGAAAACCTAACACGTGCTACAGCTTTGCATTACCTAGCCCTTCCTCGGGTACCTGCAAAACACCATTTTGCACTCCAGGAAAAGCTTTCCTagaacccagcagcagcagatctgaAGAGGAAGCACGGTCAGTGCACTTGGACCGCAAAGCCCGGCAGGTTCCAGTGCCcaccacagctcagcccagccagtTCCAGTGCCCACCAAGCTCAGCCCAGCCcgttccagtgcccagcacagctcagcccagcccgttccagtgcccagcacagctcagcccagcccgttccagtgcccagcacagctcagcccggcaggttccagtgcccagcacagctcagcccagcccgtTCCAGTGCCCACcaagctcagcccagcaggTTCCAGTGCCCACCATGCTCAGCCGCAGGTTCCAGTGCCCACTAAGCTCAGCCTGGCAGGTTCCAGTGCCCATTAAGCTCAGCCCAGCAGGTTCCAGTGCCCACTAAGCTCAGCCTGCAGGTTCCAGTGCCCACTAGCTCAGCCCGGCAggttccagtgcccagcacagctcagcccagcccgttccagtgcccagcacagcccagccggttccagtgcccagcacagctcagcctcaggCTCCCCTGCTCCCTGCGCTGTTCCGGGCACGCTCTGCCCTCTATCGGCTCCCAAAGGGAAAACCCAGTacacaccaaaacaaaaatttctcCCATACCAATTCCAAAGATCACACCAACTACGAATAGTAATATGCTTGAATTAAGACTGAGGTaggaacagaaaacagaaattctgaTAAATTATCAGAATTAGTATCAGTATAAGTGAACTTATTTCTGATTCTGAGGACTCATCCCATAATAACTACACTCTATCATGACTAAATTCTGATGTATTTAGTTCTCAGCTGACAGCTAATACCAGGCACCATAAGAGCAGTTCTCAAGGTAAGGTTTCATATCTCCCAGTGGTTAAGAACATGCTTTTTGCTGTTTCCACATTTGCTACATCTGATGAGAAAAACCACCTCTAAGAAACCCTTGGAAGcatacacagaaataaagatattcaagagcaagcagcagcaaatgTGGGAATGCAGATTCTCATGTTATTAACCTCAGATTTTGGGTTAGACACTCATTCCAGTGAACAACTGGGAAATTGTAAGGCTGTTACTTTCTAAGGCCTTGTACTTCCCACCCTCTTCCACAAGCTTTGTAAGACTTACTTCAATTCTCTTCTTGACCACAGCCTCCAAAAGGAGAATAATTCCAGAACAGAGAGCAACATGGCATTTACAATTATAAATCTTGAGGTCCAGTAATGCACATCTAGCCAATCCCAAGCAAATTCAGCTATCAGCTGGTATggcaaaaataaatactttacaGTGAATTCTCTCCACTGCCTCCAAGaaggatctttaaggtcctgtAAATTAGGATAAAGAGACTGTTAATCAATTTTCTATTAAACTTACTTACTACTGGCTTATTTCTACTAGTCTTTTATTGAAAAGCTGGGGGTTTTACACACTGAAAGCAGTAATTCATTATACTTGCTAGTAGGTAATACTGTAATGCAATAATTTCCATTAGATTAGAACATCACTTTCTGGAGTCATGTGAGGTTCAGAAGAATCAGTTTCACACATTTAAAGTCTTAAAAGCCTAAAATCAATCTTATTAAAGGTAACGGCTGCAACACTTTTATTGTATGATTGCATACAATAAAATCAAAGAACCACTGTAGATCTGCTGTTTTTAAAGTCATAGTGTAGAGATGAAATTATGAATAATTACATCATGTGTTTTTATGCTGCTAGTCTTAAAATGCTTATAACTAAAGCAAGCAGCATATCTGATGTTTTGAATACTTACAAGTAGTTTTGTGACAGTATCTTCATACTTGTCTTCTTGCATAGGACAAATTGTGTGGATGAAAGGTAGGAAAGCTTCTGTGTAATCAAACAGATATAGGTATAACATACTGAGTCTTGGAGAACTCTTCAGTGCATACAGAAGAAAGAGTGATTTTCCTGGGTTTACGGCCTAAAAGATATCAAATTATTAAGTTTCaatcagtaaaaaaataatatgaaaggGACATGCCACTTCTTAGATTTTCTGACAAACagtttttgaaggttttttttccaatacaACAGGTCACTTAAACTGAGCAGTTTTTACACAGGTAACTTTAACTACTTTAACACTCCTCCTGGTTTTAAGAGAATCTTCTTTTAAGGgtattactttaaaaattattaatatacaTGACATGACAcacttttatataaaatttaccTTATATTCCCAAAGGTTCTGTGGTGGTTTAACACCTAAAGTTTTCACACATTCCAGCTCCGCTGTAAGAGCTCTCCTGTGGTTACTGTTCTCTATGCTGTAAGGCTCTTTGGTGAAATCCTCTTCAGTCAGTGTTAGGAGGAGTCTACAAAAGCAGAAGAATTAAGAAGGTAAACAGTGTCTATTCACCAAAAAAGATGACTAACAAATATACACAGCTGCACACTGAAACAATAGGCTACTGATACAAGGTAGCACCTTTTGGGTTAAAGAATCAGAGAATACTTTGGGTTGGCCAACTTTAAAAGATCATCATTACATTGCCTATCAAGTGTTCTATGCCAACTGCATCTCAGAACCTGGGTTTtaaatttcctccttttccagtttcctcttGCCTGCTTTCAGTATGGCTCTTGGGTGGAATACATATGCATAGAGCACATGCACATTTCCACAAGAAAGGAAAGGTGCAAGGGGTGGATAATACATCAGCAGAGTTTTACTCTTGTTATCATTTCAGTCTGCATTGTCAGCATTTTAACAAGTTCTTAGAAAATTTTCAGGTAGCTTGCTAAGTATCTACTACTACAAGTTTTCAACAGCAACTGctaaaatttcttctgaaatttcttttgATACATCAACAGAATATTCCCACAATCTATGTCACACAGTATGATCATTTCACAATAAGCCACCCCTAATGAATCTGTCACAGTCCAATCACATAATAGCTGTCCTTGACCTCACCTGCCATTTACTTTCTCCAGTAAAAATCCTTCTTTGTAATGTGAAGCCCATgggcccagctgctccagccacagTATCACTTCCTCAGCAGTCCACTTAGCAACAGGCTTGTGGACAAGAAGATCATCTTCAAATTCTCTGCTACTCCAGTGATAGCCAAGTAGAACTACCTACAGGCAGattacaaatataaataaagatCCTTTACTTGCAAAGCAAATACATGAATGATATAAATAAACACACAATAAGAGGCTCCACACGTAGAGTCCTCCATTTCATGGAGACTAGAACATTCAGGTTTTaagaaagtatttaattttccatttgctgTTCACTGCAGTTGTAGCTCCTGACAGACAGCTCTGAAGGCCACTTTACTTACTCTGCCCAGCTGGAGTCTCTTCTGTGCTGACAATGTTTTTACTGTGCATGTAATTTAAGAATATTTGATTGTATGCTTAAGGGAGCAAATAAGGAAAACCAACCAGATGAAACTTACTGCTACACAAGTTAAAGCTGTCAGAACACC
Encoded here:
- the BFAR gene encoding bifunctional apoptosis regulator, yielding MEEGETLRGETERAEVEPSAAPGLGRQISVSEFLCHCCYDILINPTTLNCGHSFCRHCLALWWVSSKKNECPECREKWEGFPKVNILLRDVIEKLFSDAIEQRKEDIEQNSDVARSLATFQKHGNDQMPTVPNTGRINPRGGFFSGVLTALTCVAVVLLGYHWSSREFEDDLLVHKPVAKWTAEEVILWLEQLGPWASHYKEGFLLEKVNGRLLLTLTEEDFTKEPYSIENSNHRRALTAELECVKTLGVKPPQNLWEYKAVNPGKSLFLLYALKSSPRLSMLYLYLFDYTEAFLPFIHTICPMQEDKYEDTVTKLLDLKDPSWRQWREFTVKYLFLPYQLIAEFAWDWLDVHYWTSRFIIVNAMLLSVLELFSFWRLWSRRELKTIPHRMWRHFWKVSTQGLFVAIFWPFIPQFVCNCLFYWALYFNPVINIDLVVTEIRRLETQVQ